One part of the Streptomyces sp. NBC_00286 genome encodes these proteins:
- a CDS encoding PP2C family protein-serine/threonine phosphatase encodes MPVPVPRQRAIPAVEGGQARAASRIGATAGTASTAGASAAQAPSSAMRNAGEPAGSTSLTLLVIEDDPAGSLSVPELLDSAGKPIRVRTARNLTEAERLLTDDVHCILLDLALPAPGRAVEGDDELATLKHVLRLAPRHAVLALTASGDAERGAEAVRVGAQDYLFRDELDGRLLSRAIRYAVERKRSDTAERKLAEGRVRAQENRRLHRGLLPNPLLEGSSLRFAARYRPGRSRALLGGDFYDTVRTPDGTVHAMIGDVCGHGPDEAALGVELRIAWRALTLAGLCGDELLGTLQQVLEHERDNDEIFATLCTVDIAPDGRRAGLCLAGHPTPLIARSGHVAELLPYESGGPALGLLPNARWPRRQVELGGAWSLMLYTDGLIEGHIGAGKERLGQEGMVDMVRRQLAKGLSGEELLTAAVNEVRDLNGGELTDDVAVLLLERRL; translated from the coding sequence ATGCCCGTACCCGTACCGCGGCAGAGAGCGATCCCGGCCGTGGAAGGTGGTCAGGCTCGCGCCGCCTCCAGAATCGGCGCCACGGCCGGCACCGCGTCCACAGCGGGCGCCTCGGCCGCCCAGGCGCCGTCCTCGGCCATGCGCAACGCCGGTGAACCGGCCGGCAGCACCTCGCTGACGCTGCTCGTGATCGAGGACGACCCGGCCGGTTCGCTGAGCGTGCCCGAGCTGCTCGACTCGGCCGGCAAGCCGATCCGGGTCCGTACCGCGCGCAACCTCACCGAGGCCGAGCGGCTGCTCACCGACGACGTCCACTGCATCCTGCTCGACCTCGCGCTGCCGGCGCCCGGCCGGGCCGTAGAGGGCGACGACGAGCTGGCCACGCTCAAGCACGTACTTCGGCTCGCGCCCCGGCACGCCGTCCTCGCGCTCACCGCGTCCGGGGACGCCGAACGCGGTGCTGAGGCGGTGCGCGTCGGCGCCCAGGACTACCTCTTCCGCGATGAGCTGGACGGCCGGCTGCTCAGCCGCGCGATCCGGTACGCGGTGGAGCGCAAGCGGTCGGACACCGCCGAGCGCAAGCTCGCCGAGGGCCGGGTGCGTGCCCAGGAGAACCGCCGCCTGCATCGCGGGCTGCTGCCCAATCCCCTCCTGGAGGGCTCCTCACTGCGGTTCGCCGCGCGCTACCGGCCCGGCCGCTCGCGCGCACTGCTCGGGGGCGACTTCTACGACACCGTGCGCACTCCGGACGGCACCGTGCACGCCATGATCGGCGACGTCTGCGGGCATGGCCCCGACGAGGCGGCGCTCGGCGTGGAGCTGCGCATCGCCTGGCGCGCGCTCACGCTGGCCGGGCTGTGCGGCGACGAGCTGCTCGGCACGCTCCAGCAGGTCCTGGAGCACGAGCGGGACAACGACGAGATCTTCGCGACGCTCTGCACGGTCGACATCGCACCGGACGGCCGCCGCGCCGGCCTGTGCCTGGCCGGACACCCCACCCCGCTGATCGCCCGCTCCGGCCACGTCGCCGAACTGCTCCCGTACGAGAGCGGCGGCCCGGCCCTCGGCCTGCTGCCGAACGCCCGCTGGCCGCGCCGGCAGGTGGAGTTGGGCGGCGCGTGGAGCCTGATGCTCTACACGGACGGCCTGATAGAGGGCCATATCGGCGCCGGCAAGGAACGGCTCGGCCAGGAGGGAATGGTCGACATGGTCCGCCGCCAGCTGGCCAAGGGCCTGAGCGGCGAGGAACTCCTTACAGCGGCCGTGAACGAGGTCCGCGACCTCAACGGCGGGGAACTGACGGACGACGTGGCGGTACTGCTGCTGGAACGCCGGCTATGA
- a CDS encoding DUF2516 family protein: MTAFGGFMSLLFLAMLVLAVAALVLAAMAREDAYRAADKKTKPFWLIILGVTVAVNLLVPILFLQIAGLIATIVFFVDVRPAIKQVSGGGGGGRRGGSSSDGPYGPYNGGR, translated from the coding sequence ATGACGGCATTCGGCGGCTTCATGTCGCTGCTCTTCCTCGCCATGCTGGTGCTCGCCGTGGCGGCGCTTGTGCTGGCAGCGATGGCCCGCGAGGACGCGTACCGCGCCGCGGACAAGAAGACCAAGCCGTTCTGGCTGATCATTCTCGGCGTCACGGTGGCCGTGAACCTCCTGGTGCCGATCCTTTTCCTGCAGATCGCCGGCCTCATCGCGACGATCGTCTTCTTCGTGGACGTACGCCCCGCGATCAAGCAGGTCTCGGGTGGCGGAGGAGGCGGCCGTCGCGGGGGCAGCAGCAGCGACGGTCCGTACGGGCCTTATAACGGCGGACGCTGA